The Apium graveolens cultivar Ventura chromosome 11, ASM990537v1, whole genome shotgun sequence genome has a window encoding:
- the LOC141697545 gene encoding uncharacterized protein LOC141697545 isoform X1: MGWFCKVLGNFRFLGQVKHEMSQAQLRIDVFFLVDSKCSINVLPWPPWSRFRSQRLQFSVNNPFSVFDLFEVETKANKIDKGMRIGWFEEVGCWFRGQVKRNMRMAFCQEDEFMLAILSPSKYVMIA, translated from the exons ATGGGCTGGTTCTGCAAGGTGCTCGGAAATTTCCGGTTCCTTGGTCAGGTGAAGCATGAGATG TCCCAAGCACAACTACGGATCGATGTTTTCTTTCTCGTTGACTCGAAGTGTTCTATAAATGTTTTGCCTTGGCCTCCATGGTCAAGATTCCGATCTCAAAGGTTGCAATTCTCGGTGAACAATCCATTTTCAGTCTTTGACCTTTTCGAAGTGGAGACGAAGGCAAATAAAATCGACAAAGGAATGAGGATCGGCTGGTTCGAAGAAGTGGGATGCTGGTTCCGTGGTCAAGTGAAGCGTAACATG CGAATGGCTTTTTGTCAAGAAGATGAATTTATGCTGGCAATTTTGTCCCCTTCAAAATACGTCATGATAGCTTGA
- the LOC141697545 gene encoding uncharacterized protein LOC141697545 isoform X2 has product MGWFCKVLGNFRFLGQSQAQLRIDVFFLVDSKCSINVLPWPPWSRFRSQRLQFSVNNPFSVFDLFEVETKANKIDKGMRIGWFEEVGCWFRGQVKRNMRMAFCQEDEFMLAILSPSKYVMIA; this is encoded by the exons ATGGGCTGGTTCTGCAAGGTGCTCGGAAATTTCCGGTTCCTTGGTCAG TCCCAAGCACAACTACGGATCGATGTTTTCTTTCTCGTTGACTCGAAGTGTTCTATAAATGTTTTGCCTTGGCCTCCATGGTCAAGATTCCGATCTCAAAGGTTGCAATTCTCGGTGAACAATCCATTTTCAGTCTTTGACCTTTTCGAAGTGGAGACGAAGGCAAATAAAATCGACAAAGGAATGAGGATCGGCTGGTTCGAAGAAGTGGGATGCTGGTTCCGTGGTCAAGTGAAGCGTAACATG CGAATGGCTTTTTGTCAAGAAGATGAATTTATGCTGGCAATTTTGTCCCCTTCAAAATACGTCATGATAGCTTGA